Proteins encoded together in one Carya illinoinensis cultivar Pawnee chromosome 3, C.illinoinensisPawnee_v1, whole genome shotgun sequence window:
- the LOC122305407 gene encoding uncharacterized protein LOC122305407, whose protein sequence is MDTKSDAEVQDELPSSPMLVLQSISEEAFTVAGEPLHNVYSGNSSFPPPVLGQGYRRSQSENVTTAPRRNNSFQRLKSHMQKAWKWGSNSREQDCKQSFNPEILAYQKRQWYQFHTKSQDHKKYKEPMSLFENFIIVGLHPDANLEVVEDAFAKKKKWKSELAKSEILDFKMLQHQEPSIPTLEPQVLFNYPPGKNPALHLKDLATFCFPGGVKASLIERTPSLSELNELVYGQEQLNRDDLAFIFSLKVADNATLYGVCLHVPEIVQRPPGILGISSPLSHPTGGCRRFLVSAPRCYCVLTRVPFFELHYEMLNSIIAQERLNRITKFVSELTLADYVPSITKLNDKMNGNDDSPERESFNDWMASAIPVDSALALTAAAAGIIPDDEIPPSSLKMWELHSPESFTISEASDSSQVREMDKDGIKNSPYLYECALEASETHSEPLERTFGYHENGQTSPEVETSFSCRNPALERLGSSESLFSPVRSITSENNDDETFANGDKDFGDDLIMEWAKDNKNDLLQIVCGYHTLPLPARGSELVFQPLEHLQAIEYRRPPVAALGLHENNLVSLEAAEVDAKLAAAEEVLALSIWTTATICRVLSLESILALIAGVLLEKQVVIVSPNLGVLSAIVLSIIPMIWPFQWQSLLLPVLPGRMLEFLDAPVPYIVGIQHKPDDLKMKTSNLVHVNVLKDQVKMCHLPTLPRHKELVSELGPIHARLSHESAIATRHPVYRCNEVQAEAAAEFLNVMRHYMESLCSDLRSYTITSVQSNNDRVSLLLKDSFIDSFPSRDRPFIKLFVDTQLFTVPLDSHLSSFESGYL, encoded by the exons ATGGATACGAAGTCAGATGCCGAAGTGCAAGATGAGCTGCCTTCATCGCCGATGTTGGTATTGCAGAGTATTTCCGAGGAGGCTTTTACAGTGGCAGGTGAACCGCTGCATAATGTGTACTCAGGTAATTCGAGCTTCCCACCACCTGTGCTGGGGCAGGGATATCGACGCAGTCAAAGTGAAAATGTGACCACAGCTCCCAGACGTAATAATAGCTTTCAGAGATTGAAGAGCCATATGCAGAAGGCTTGGAAATGGGGTAGCAATTCTCGTGAACAAGATTGCAAGCAGAGTTTCAATCCTGAAATCTTGGCGTACCAAAAACGCCAGTGGTATCAGTTTCATACAAAATCTCAG gaccataaaaaatataaggaGCCTATGTCATTATTTGAAAACTTCATTATTGTGGGGCTTCATCCAGATGCTAATCTTGAGGTTGTGGAGGATGCATTTGCTAAAAAGAAGAAATGGAAGTCAGAACTGGCAAAATCTGaaatattagattttaaaatgctGCAGCATCAGGAGCCTTCAATTCCAACGTTGGAACCTCAG GTACTTTTCAATTATCCTCCTGGAAAGAATCCAGCATTGCATCTGAAGGATCTAGCTACCTTCTGTTTTCCTGGAGGGGTTAAG GCAAGTTTGATAGAGAGGACTCCATCGCTAAGTGAGCTAAATGAACTCGTTTATGGACAG GAGCAGTTAAACAGAGATGATTTAGCgtttattttttcacttaag GTGGCAGACAATGCAACATTATATGGTGTTTGTTTACATGTTCCTGAAATTGTTCAGAGGCCACCTGGTATCTTAGGCATCTCATCACCTCTTTCTCATCCAACTGGAGGATGCAGGCGTTTTTTGGTGTCTGCTCCTCGTTGCTATTGCGTGCTTACAAGAGTTCCTTTCTTTGAGTTACATTATGAGATGTTGAACAG TATCATTGCACAGGAGAGACTGAATCGAATAACAAAGTTTGTTAGTGAACTGACTCTTGCTGATTATGTTCCTTCGATAACcaaattaaatgataaaatgaatgggaATGATGATTCCCCTGAGAGGGAGTCCTTTAATGATTGGATGGCTTCTGCCATTCCTGTTGACAGTGCACTGGCCCTcactgctgctgctgcaggaaTTATACCTGATGATGAGATCCCACCCTCTTCTTTGAAAATGTGGGAACTTCATTCCCCTGAAAGTTTTACCATCAGTGAGGCTTCAGATTCTAGCCAAGTTAGGGAAATGGACAAAGATGGTATTAAGAATTCGCCGTATCTTTATGAGTGTGCTTTGGAGGCCTCGGAAACTCATTCAGAACCTTTGGAAAGAACATTTGGATACCATGAAAATGGTCAAACTTCTCCGGAGGTAGAGACATCATTCTCCTGTAGGAATCCTGCACTGGAGCGTCTTGGGAGTTCTGAATCCTTGTTCAG TCCAGTTAGAAGCATCACATCAGAGAATAATGATGATGAAACTTTTGCGAATGGTGATAAAGATTTTGGGGATGACTTAATAATGGAATGGGCCAAG GATAATAAGAATGATTTGCTACAGATAGTTTGTGGATATCACACTCTTCCTCTTCCTGCACGAGGAAGTGAATTAGTTTTCCAGCCTCTTGAGCATTTACAGGCCATTGAGTATCGGCGACCTCCAGTTGCTGCCCTTGGCTTGCATGAAAACAATTTAGTTTCACTTGAAGCTGCTGAG GTTGATGCAAAGTTGGCGGCTGCTGAGGAAGTTCTTGCACTATCAATATGGACAACTGCAACTATTTGTCGAGTGCTCTCCCTTGAAAGT ATTTTGGCATTGATTGCAGGAGTATTATTGGAAAAACAAGTGGTAATTGTTAGCCCAAATCTG GGTGTTCTATCAGCTATAGTATTGTCTATTATTCCCATGATTTGGCCATTTCAGTGGCAGAGTTTATTGCTTCCT GTTCTACCAGGAAGGATGCTTGAATTTCTTGATGCTCCAGTTCCTTATATT GTTGGCATACAACATAAACCTGATGATTTGAAGatgaaaacatcaaatcttGTTCATGTTAATGTGCTCAAGGATCAG GTGAAAATGTGTCATTTGCCAACACTTCCCCGGCATAAGGAGCTTGTTTCTGAACTGGGGCCCATCCATGCCAGACTTTCACACGAAAGTGCAATTGCTACAAGGCATCCCGTATATAGGTGCAATGAAGTACAG GCTGAAGCTGCAGCTGAGTTTTTGAATGTCATGAGGCACTATATGGAGTCACTTTGCTCAGATCTGAGGTCTTATACAATAACTAGCGTACAATCAAACAATGACAGG GTTTCTTTACTTCTTAAAGACAGCTTTATTGATTCCTTTCCTAGTAGGGACAGACCATTTATCAAG CTATTTGTAGACACACAATTGTTCACTGTCCCATTGGACTCTCATTTGTCCAGCTTTGAGAGTGGGTACCTTTAG